A stretch of Ignavibacteria bacterium DNA encodes these proteins:
- a CDS encoding right-handed parallel beta-helix repeat-containing protein has protein sequence MKHSLFLRVFISTFLVLLGIITGPQISRSQIFVEVDGGVGGVRSWTYTFYVYNPLSDYSNNQRNRYIYRASELLAKGMTPGQISSIAFNLRNATPWPANRLVTISMASTTANALTGSWATAGFTTVYTNTAFNLPVIPLAAPQWVTFNFQTPYMWDGVSNIIIDFCTYRPGNSFLFPDWESTTVGPPNTNAWNKQTNYDFVAIDRCATPPTVAYIYSPYNRPVLKFGVLSGIEASFPDDVDPRRILLQGQIYDGVDPRFPKPSLSFRQTAGQSINLTYRIVGPLPSTNVIYEARKSGNPTMNHVAGTTALYTYEMNEATGPSAGVNGNLDLRFTAGGSYRLEASYQIPGYTQQWSKEFSIAFPNDLMVRQIRSPLSIPRKYPRGVEMPVSAQIQNVGLNNVTDALVIASIRHLATNSEVYRDTVVWNGNLATGEMATVDFVNYTTLNVATYAVTVCTELLSAVDQQAANDCQPTTGNYLFETKYNEEVGAQAIDVPGISGTYYSRRPFTPRGRIINGGIQDLSNIPVRLQIFQNPGRIPVYNQVVIVPDVGAEAPLNVSSTTFPPFTPQVAGQYEACLTTEYPGDPVANNNQICQTFTVQPSLAGTYTIGTLKLGDPRNYPTIQDAVDDLYRRGVAGAVEYELTDAAYSVGNGSGPTPALDLTAKIIGVDATNTITFKPALARSINKGSVVVTLNSGNGVGVLFGQNSTPTNPLTVQFEFPTDPQWANTPGFIRFDGGAQKSLVFELNATTPFRAPFYLGDGSHDIAVRNCIIGNAPSSTPSYASSLPSINFVNNTFSYQADVRTGPITYSAGIVSRQKLPLGRDGNNSERLDTIPGSNNTFLNNEISGFGYGIVSMGIGMAIKSNVYQGFYTKGSQISGNTITNVRTAGIFVGYDDGGVISGNRIYNVGVQATGGTNVDAAGIVAGGVNRYNNTNLKIRGNEISGVVGDLWSRGISVEQVRNSFPSITAGGNTSEHSGSHADHEQCDLGNSPSDVDDESVGYPSVHAAQHNAHGMESDHHAVFEQQPVLHS, from the coding sequence ATGAAACACTCTTTGTTTCTACGTGTCTTCATATCGACATTCCTAGTTCTTCTAGGGATCATCACGGGTCCGCAGATCTCGAGATCTCAGATCTTTGTTGAAGTCGATGGGGGAGTAGGGGGCGTACGATCGTGGACATATACGTTCTACGTTTACAATCCACTCTCTGACTATTCAAACAACCAGCGCAACCGATACATTTATCGTGCGTCCGAGTTGTTGGCGAAGGGTATGACACCCGGCCAGATCTCTTCGATAGCATTCAATCTCAGAAATGCTACACCGTGGCCGGCGAACAGGCTTGTAACGATCAGCATGGCAAGCACTACGGCTAATGCACTTACAGGTTCGTGGGCAACTGCCGGATTCACAACGGTCTACACTAACACGGCTTTTAATCTGCCGGTGATTCCGCTTGCCGCTCCGCAGTGGGTGACGTTCAACTTCCAAACCCCGTACATGTGGGATGGTGTAAGTAACATCATCATCGACTTCTGTACCTATCGTCCCGGAAACTCATTCCTGTTCCCGGATTGGGAGTCTACGACAGTAGGGCCGCCAAATACTAATGCGTGGAATAAGCAAACGAATTATGACTTCGTTGCTATTGATCGCTGCGCTACTCCTCCCACAGTGGCCTACATCTATTCTCCCTACAATCGCCCGGTCTTGAAGTTCGGAGTTCTTTCGGGTATTGAGGCTTCCTTCCCTGATGATGTAGATCCGCGTCGTATCCTTCTTCAAGGTCAGATCTATGACGGTGTCGATCCGAGGTTCCCGAAGCCGTCATTGTCATTCCGTCAAACGGCCGGTCAGAGCATCAATCTGACGTACCGTATCGTTGGTCCGCTGCCATCTACGAACGTGATCTACGAAGCACGCAAGTCCGGCAATCCGACCATGAATCACGTTGCGGGAACAACGGCACTTTACACCTATGAGATGAATGAGGCGACAGGCCCCTCAGCTGGTGTGAACGGAAATCTTGATCTTCGATTCACGGCAGGCGGTTCATACCGATTGGAAGCATCGTACCAGATCCCAGGGTACACCCAGCAATGGTCTAAGGAGTTCTCTATTGCGTTCCCGAACGACCTGATGGTGCGTCAGATCAGATCACCGCTTTCAATTCCGCGGAAGTATCCTCGCGGTGTTGAAATGCCGGTGTCCGCTCAGATCCAAAATGTTGGTCTTAACAATGTGACCGATGCTCTCGTCATCGCCTCCATCCGCCACTTGGCAACCAATTCTGAAGTCTACCGTGACACAGTGGTCTGGAATGGAAACTTGGCTACAGGTGAAATGGCAACGGTTGACTTTGTGAACTATACAACGTTGAACGTCGCGACCTATGCTGTTACGGTGTGCACCGAGCTCTTAAGCGCTGTTGACCAACAGGCAGCAAATGATTGTCAGCCAACAACGGGTAATTACCTGTTTGAGACAAAGTATAACGAAGAGGTAGGTGCTCAAGCGATCGACGTACCTGGTATCTCTGGCACGTATTACTCGCGTCGTCCGTTCACCCCTCGCGGCCGCATCATCAATGGCGGTATTCAGGATCTTTCGAACATCCCTGTTCGCCTGCAGATCTTCCAGAATCCGGGACGCATCCCAGTGTACAATCAGGTCGTGATCGTACCGGATGTTGGTGCCGAGGCACCGTTGAATGTTTCGTCAACCACCTTCCCGCCATTTACTCCACAGGTAGCCGGCCAATATGAAGCCTGCCTTACCACGGAGTATCCGGGTGATCCTGTAGCGAACAACAATCAGATCTGTCAGACTTTCACGGTGCAGCCAAGCCTTGCCGGCACATATACGATCGGCACGCTCAAGCTGGGTGATCCACGCAACTATCCAACGATCCAAGATGCTGTTGATGATCTGTATCGTCGCGGCGTTGCCGGCGCAGTGGAGTATGAACTCACCGATGCTGCGTATTCCGTTGGAAATGGCTCTGGTCCGACACCGGCACTTGACCTAACAGCGAAGATCATCGGCGTAGACGCAACGAACACGATCACGTTCAAGCCGGCGCTTGCTCGTTCAATCAACAAGGGTTCTGTTGTTGTGACCTTGAATTCGGGTAACGGTGTTGGTGTTCTTTTCGGTCAGAACTCAACGCCAACAAATCCTCTCACGGTTCAGTTTGAGTTTCCAACCGATCCGCAATGGGCGAATACTCCTGGCTTCATCCGCTTTGATGGCGGTGCCCAGAAGTCGTTGGTGTTTGAACTGAACGCCACCACGCCGTTCCGCGCTCCGTTCTATCTGGGCGACGGCTCTCATGACATCGCGGTACGCAACTGTATCATCGGTAATGCACCATCTTCCACGCCGAGCTATGCGTCGAGCCTACCGAGCATCAACTTCGTGAACAACACGTTCTCGTATCAGGCAGATGTGCGCACGGGCCCGATCACGTATTCAGCCGGTATCGTAAGTCGTCAGAAGCTTCCATTGGGCCGCGACGGCAACAACTCAGAGCGTCTCGATACGATCCCAGGTTCGAACAATACGTTCCTCAACAACGAGATCTCTGGCTTCGGCTACGGCATCGTGTCGATGGGTATCGGCATGGCGATCAAGTCAAATGTCTACCAAGGGTTCTACACCAAGGGCAGCCAGATCTCTGGTAACACGATCACGAATGTCCGCACGGCCGGCATCTTCGTAGGCTATGACGATGGCGGTGTGATCAGCGGCAACCGTATCTACAACGTAGGTGTACAGGCCACTGGTGGAACGAACGTGGACGCAGCAGGTATCGTAGCCGGCGGTGTGAACCGCTACAACAACACGAACCTGAAGATCCGCGGCAATGAGATCTCTGGTGTGGTGGGCGACCTGTGGTCGCGCGGTATCAGCGTTGAGCAGGTACGCAACTCCTTCCCATCGATCACCGCCGGCGGCAACACGTCCGAACATTCCGGAAGCCACGCAGATCACGAACAATGCGATCTGGGGAATTCGCCGTCAGACGTCGACGACGAATCTGTCGGCTATCCATCTGTTCACGCAGCGCAGCACAACGCTCACGGGATGGAATCAGATCATCACGCCGTCTTTGAACAACAACCAGTACTTCACTCGTAA
- a CDS encoding T9SS type A sorting domain-containing protein, whose product MNNNQYFTRNDVVYNNTIVLTNDNIVGTGLVAGVGVQHASGASIKNNAFVMQNGASASTLNHSTLFYQGVQMTDGNDPMALVCDRNAYENGEATMARFVEINANSDVISQGSAVEFKFLSQWRSWTKRDINSVEGTISSDMAYGGVAPNQRLRVKTNPTPIGSLLNNRGERLSVITTDIDGAARGSAGQPFDIGADEFDGRQYVKDLEAAAVVSPSKYRAATGTLSDAEYVMTQTPISITGLVRNIGGLPQTNTPIRLRVYLETPASNNGALATAQWNSSPVVDRIVNATINSGDEANVVYDLTWVPQSYQQLAGMGYVVPARLFGMANNISPRYRIEISVSSDEYTPNNAVNKVVRFFVARSNVRMLATARGASVDLYSGTPTQNQIASRLNIDSVTYTLERIGYANNPAGSVIAYDVLDRDNFEERAIDYSIYRTVFWSSDNNPLTRFERRDLRAYVASGTALSKKNLAIAGQNYPRQHVGMDVINDQAFIQSVLRVNNVPPGNPVPTALTYHNRRLRGDAITRNSVETLFRTGFPGDAEPLPALVRMYSDPTSAGVAQRAYNYVLGDRQTTDSIMGSATASLVSNVVYLGVDWRFYRFTGERTGTERVIRGIFDFFESNGGGMVSAELTAFDAKARGNNVDVMWNTASETNSDHFDVERADVMAGSDAAFATVGTVASAGVSSTSRDYNFRDLGLASGRYLYRLTTVDKDGSRSVSNEVEVVIGAGGQATIGNVSPQPATSNASVEVTMVENGIATVEIIDASGARVALMSDVRLNAGSQMIDIPVNTLVSGAYTVVVSANGTTLTTPLVIRR is encoded by the coding sequence TTGAACAACAACCAGTACTTCACTCGTAACGACGTGGTGTACAACAACACGATCGTGCTGACCAATGACAACATCGTGGGCACAGGTCTTGTCGCCGGCGTAGGCGTGCAGCACGCCAGCGGCGCCTCGATCAAGAACAATGCGTTTGTGATGCAGAACGGCGCCTCGGCCTCGACGCTGAATCACTCCACGCTGTTCTATCAAGGCGTGCAGATGACCGACGGCAATGACCCGATGGCCCTTGTCTGCGACCGCAATGCGTATGAGAACGGCGAGGCCACGATGGCGCGCTTCGTAGAGATCAACGCCAACAGCGATGTGATCAGCCAAGGCTCGGCCGTGGAGTTCAAGTTCTTGTCGCAGTGGAGATCATGGACCAAGCGCGACATCAACTCTGTTGAAGGGACGATCTCTTCGGACATGGCCTACGGCGGCGTAGCTCCGAATCAGCGCCTGCGTGTGAAGACCAATCCAACGCCGATCGGCTCATTGCTCAACAACCGCGGCGAGCGTTTGTCGGTGATCACAACGGATATCGACGGAGCCGCGCGCGGCTCAGCCGGTCAACCGTTTGACATCGGCGCCGACGAATTCGACGGTCGTCAGTATGTCAAGGACCTCGAAGCAGCAGCCGTTGTGAGCCCGAGCAAGTATCGCGCGGCCACCGGCACGCTTTCTGACGCCGAATACGTGATGACGCAGACACCGATCAGCATCACGGGTCTTGTGCGCAACATCGGCGGTCTCCCGCAGACCAACACGCCGATCCGCCTGCGCGTCTACCTCGAGACACCGGCATCGAACAACGGCGCGCTGGCCACTGCGCAGTGGAACAGCTCGCCAGTTGTCGACCGCATCGTCAATGCCACGATCAACAGCGGCGACGAAGCCAACGTTGTCTATGACCTTACGTGGGTACCGCAGTCCTACCAGCAGCTGGCCGGCATGGGCTATGTCGTGCCTGCGCGCCTCTTCGGCATGGCCAATAACATTTCGCCGCGCTACCGCATTGAGATCTCGGTGAGCTCTGATGAGTACACGCCGAACAATGCGGTGAACAAGGTTGTCCGCTTCTTCGTCGCCCGTTCGAACGTGCGCATGCTGGCCACGGCCCGCGGCGCCTCGGTGGATCTGTATTCGGGCACGCCGACGCAGAATCAGATCGCTTCGCGTCTGAACATCGACAGCGTGACCTACACGCTTGAGCGCATCGGCTATGCGAACAACCCAGCCGGCAGCGTGATCGCCTATGACGTGCTCGACCGCGACAACTTCGAAGAGCGCGCCATCGATTATTCGATCTACCGCACGGTGTTCTGGAGCTCGGACAACAATCCACTCACGCGCTTTGAGCGCCGCGACCTGCGTGCCTATGTGGCCTCGGGTACGGCACTGTCGAAGAAGAATCTGGCCATCGCCGGTCAGAACTATCCTCGTCAGCACGTGGGCATGGACGTGATCAATGACCAAGCCTTCATCCAGTCTGTGCTGCGCGTGAACAACGTGCCGCCGGGCAATCCTGTGCCAACAGCACTGACGTATCACAACCGCCGCCTGCGCGGTGACGCCATCACCCGCAACTCGGTAGAGACGCTCTTCCGTACGGGCTTCCCTGGCGACGCTGAACCGCTTCCGGCCCTTGTGCGGATGTACTCGGATCCAACGTCTGCGGGTGTTGCTCAGCGCGCCTACAACTACGTGCTGGGAGACCGTCAGACAACGGACTCGATCATGGGCTCGGCTACGGCCTCGCTTGTGTCGAATGTTGTCTACCTGGGTGTTGACTGGCGCTTCTACCGCTTCACGGGCGAGCGCACCGGCACCGAGCGCGTGATCCGCGGCATCTTCGACTTCTTTGAGTCTAACGGCGGCGGCATGGTTTCGGCCGAGCTGACAGCCTTTGATGCCAAGGCCCGCGGCAACAACGTGGACGTGATGTGGAACACAGCTTCGGAGACGAACAGCGACCACTTCGACGTAGAACGTGCCGATGTGATGGCCGGCAGCGATGCCGCCTTTGCAACGGTGGGTACGGTAGCCTCGGCCGGCGTGTCAAGCACGTCGCGTGACTACAACTTCCGCGATCTGGGTCTTGCCTCGGGCCGCTATCTCTATCGCCTGACAACGGTTGATAAGGATGGCTCGCGTTCGGTAAGCAACGAAGTAGAAGTGGTCATCGGCGCCGGCGGCCAGGCCACGATCGGCAACGTCTCACCGCAGCCTGCTACAAGCAATGCCAGCGTGGAAGTGACGATGGTCGAGAACGGCATTGCTACGGTGGAGATCATCGATGCCTCAGGAGCACGGGTTGCTCTGATGAGCGATGTCCGCCTCAATGCCGGTTCGCAAATGATCGACATCCCGGTCAATACGCTCGTCAGCGGTGCCTACACCGTGGTTGTTTCGGCCAACGGAACCACCCTGACCACGCCGCTGGTGATCCGCCGCTAA